The following are encoded together in the Lactuca sativa cultivar Salinas chromosome 1, Lsat_Salinas_v11, whole genome shotgun sequence genome:
- the LOC111911023 gene encoding uncharacterized protein LOC111911023, with protein MAEKRSRASWSSDFVNKTFLDACIQELTSNGREGSGLKGTSWNTIAKKLKKEHDFVVDKKQMKYRYDYLKSKYAVWLKLKNKTGNLYNPITNTFQMTDEEWKAEAKLNKMVEKLRNAPLLYPELCTQLFDGATSTGAASWGPSSTLPHPAEAFTTQDYDDIEMVDTAPQMDIPASTSTVPPPTSASHASVDSSVRSKNKRGKRNASTDTLDDDIREVGKEIMKAAQAFAQTHNLDKEMDECIEKLKVLEWGSSDPKYITVLMLFAENAGNRKIWLRLESSTCELWVKSAGKNFGLLG; from the exons ATGGCAGAAAAGAGAAGTAGAGCTAGTTGGTCTTCGGATTTTGTGAACAAAACTTTTCTTGATGCATGTATACAAGAACTAACAAGTAATGGTCGGGAGGGTAGTGGTCTTAAAGGTACCTCATGGAATACAATagctaaaaaactaaaaaaagaacATGACTTTGTTGTTGAcaaaaaacaaatgaaatatCGTTATGACTATTTGAAAAGCAAGTATGCAGTTTGGttgaaattaaaaaacaaaactgGGAATCTCTATAATCCTATAACAAACACGTTTCAAATGACGGATGAAGAGTGGAAAGCGGAGGCGAAG TTGAACAAGATGGTTGAGAAATTAAGAAATGCACCCCTCCTTTACCCTGAGCTATGCACCCAGTTGTTTGACGGTGCGACCTCGACTGGTGCTGCTAGTTGGGGACCATCTTCGACACTCCCTCATCCTGCAGAAGCCTTTACTACACAAGATTATGATGATATCGAGATGGTAGATACAGCACCTCAAATGGATATCCCAGCCTCAACTTCAACAGTACCCCCACCTACAAGTGCATCACATGCAAGTGTAGATTCGTCTGTTCGGTCCAAAAACAAAAGAGGAAAACGAAATGCATCCACAGACACACTAGATGATGACATAAGAGAGGTTGGCAAGGAAATTATGAAGGCGGCTCAGGCATTTGCGCAAACTCATAATCTTGACAAGGAGATGGATGAATGTATTGAAAAATTGAAAGTCTTGGAGTGGGGAAGTTCTGATCCGAAATACATCACTGTTCTTATGTTGTTCGCTGAAAATGCTGGTAACAGGAAAATTTGGTTACGCCTCGAGTCTTCGACTTGTGAGTTGTGGGTGAAAAGTGCGGGAAAGAATTTTGGATTACTTGGTTGA